In a genomic window of Mycolicibacter heraklionensis:
- a CDS encoding 6-phosphofructokinase — protein sequence MTASIKRIAISTGGGDAPGLNAVIYAATLAGRSRGWDVVGIRDGYNGLLLGDDYPDGGLIELTRNRVRGIIHQGGTILGSTNRGNPTAYPVQQPDGSWSEQDRTDELLQRFAQHEIDALITIGGDGSLAIGNHLNEAGLRLVGVPKTIDNDLECTAATFGFDSAVDFASECIDRLFSTATSHSRIIVVEVMGRYAGWIALHAGMASGVHAILIPEIPYRLEPVAALINERAQRGSTYSIVCVAEGAKPVGGELTVAGKAVGQAERLGGVGAKVAAELEALTGRESRAVVLGHLLRGGSPTSADRLLGLRFGAAAVRALDEGLSGVMVALNPPTVDYVPLAQATRRQKTVPLECDSIQTARDLGIRFGDERLRDD from the coding sequence GTGACGGCGAGCATCAAGCGGATCGCGATCAGCACCGGTGGCGGCGACGCGCCCGGCCTCAACGCCGTCATCTACGCCGCCACCCTGGCCGGCCGCAGCCGGGGCTGGGACGTCGTCGGGATCCGGGACGGCTACAACGGCCTGCTGCTGGGCGACGACTACCCCGACGGCGGGCTGATCGAGCTGACCCGAAACCGGGTGCGCGGCATCATCCACCAGGGCGGCACCATCTTGGGCAGCACCAACCGCGGCAACCCGACCGCGTACCCGGTGCAGCAGCCCGATGGCAGCTGGAGCGAACAGGACCGCACCGACGAGCTGTTGCAGCGCTTCGCGCAGCACGAGATCGACGCGTTGATCACCATCGGCGGCGACGGCTCCCTGGCGATCGGCAACCACCTGAACGAGGCGGGGCTGCGACTGGTCGGGGTGCCCAAGACCATCGACAATGATCTGGAGTGCACCGCGGCGACGTTCGGTTTCGACAGCGCGGTCGACTTCGCGTCGGAGTGCATCGACCGGTTGTTCTCCACCGCCACCTCGCACAGCCGGATCATCGTGGTGGAGGTGATGGGCCGCTACGCCGGCTGGATCGCGCTGCACGCCGGGATGGCGTCCGGGGTGCACGCCATCCTGATCCCGGAGATTCCGTATCGGCTTGAGCCGGTGGCCGCGCTGATCAACGAACGCGCACAACGCGGTTCGACGTACTCCATCGTCTGCGTCGCCGAAGGCGCCAAGCCGGTGGGTGGCGAGCTCACCGTGGCAGGCAAGGCGGTGGGCCAAGCCGAACGTCTGGGCGGCGTGGGCGCCAAGGTCGCGGCCGAACTCGAGGCGCTCACCGGGCGCGAGTCTCGTGCCGTGGTGCTCGGGCACCTGCTGCGCGGCGGTTCGCCGACGTCGGCGGACCGGCTGCTGGGTCTGCGGTTCGGCGCTGCCGCGGTGCGGGCCCTCGACGAGGGCCTTAGCGGGGTGATGGTGGCACTCAACCCGCCGACGGTGGACTACGTGCCGCTGGCGCAGGCCACCCGCCGACAGAAAACCGTTCCGCTGGAATGCGATTCGATTCAGACCGCACGCGACCTGGGTATCAGGTTCGGCGACGAAAGGCTCCGCGATGACTGA
- a CDS encoding class I SAM-dependent methyltransferase, translating to MTETARHRGDYGIDGSFHRVPFRGQLAALALGCAALAVYGGIALARGPQWAGAAALVLDAAILAQVGLYWHATRSGKFKVWADILDGLGLRGDEVVLDMGCGRGAVLCAAAQRLPDGRAIGVDLWQADQTDNSADATLANAALEGVADRIEVRTGDMTALPLPDASVDVVVSNLAIHNIGSREGRRRALAEAARVLRPGGRLAIADLWEIRKHAAQLREIGWRDVTWRNLGWRMWYGGPWASTRLVAATKPG from the coding sequence ATGACTGAGACGGCGCGGCATCGCGGCGACTACGGCATCGACGGATCGTTTCACCGGGTGCCGTTCCGCGGGCAGCTCGCCGCCCTGGCGCTCGGGTGCGCTGCGCTCGCGGTTTACGGCGGCATCGCCCTGGCCCGCGGTCCGCAGTGGGCCGGCGCGGCGGCACTGGTCCTCGACGCCGCCATCCTGGCCCAGGTCGGGCTGTATTGGCACGCGACGCGGTCGGGGAAGTTCAAGGTCTGGGCCGACATTCTCGACGGGTTGGGGCTGCGCGGCGACGAGGTGGTGCTGGACATGGGCTGCGGGCGAGGCGCGGTGTTGTGCGCCGCGGCCCAGCGGCTGCCCGACGGCCGGGCGATCGGAGTCGACCTGTGGCAGGCCGACCAGACCGACAACTCGGCTGATGCCACCCTGGCCAACGCCGCACTGGAGGGCGTCGCCGACCGGATCGAGGTGCGCACCGGCGACATGACCGCACTGCCGCTGCCCGACGCCAGCGTCGACGTGGTGGTATCCAACCTGGCGATCCACAACATCGGGTCCCGCGAGGGCCGCCGGCGCGCGTTGGCCGAGGCAGCCCGGGTGCTGCGGCCCGGAGGCCGGTTGGCCATCGCCGACCTGTGGGAGATCCGCAAGCACGCCGCCCAACTGCGTGAAATCGGTTGGCGTGACGTGACATGGCGCAACCTGGGCTGGCGAATGTGGTACGGCGGGCCGTGGGCGTCGACTCGGTTGGTCGCGGCGACAAAGCCGGGCTGA